One window from the genome of Sphaerotilus microaerophilus encodes:
- a CDS encoding iron-containing alcohol dehydrogenase, giving the protein MSSRSSPSPSFLFNAVRRLEVAAGASARLGDTAQAWKPASGPAQALVVTDAFLHRSGLLAPALQSLAAAGWQVRVYDGVLPDPSEAVVLAAAELARGVDLVIGFGGGSSMDTAKVVAVLARPGNTLTLAQLYGVESVRAERLPLIQLPTTAGTGSEVTRIAILTTGEHTKAGIVNSALLADHVLLDATLTLGLPPAVTAATGIDAMVHAIEAYTSALKKNPLSDLLAREALRLLGAHLLRAVEQGSDVTAREQMLIGAMLAGMAFENAPVAAVHALAYPLGGVYHLPHGLSNALVLPHVLRFNRPAAEPLYAELAEVLLPGAGGDDASRCDALLTYADGLCARTGLPARLRDCHIPADALPELARQAMGQQRLLQNNPRPVTEADALAIYQAAW; this is encoded by the coding sequence ATGAGCAGCCGCAGCAGCCCCAGCCCGTCCTTCCTCTTCAACGCCGTGCGCCGCCTCGAAGTGGCCGCCGGCGCCAGCGCCCGCCTCGGCGACACCGCCCAAGCCTGGAAGCCCGCCAGCGGCCCGGCCCAGGCGCTGGTGGTCACCGATGCCTTCCTGCACCGCAGCGGCCTGCTCGCCCCGGCGCTGCAGTCGCTCGCCGCCGCCGGCTGGCAGGTGCGCGTGTACGACGGCGTGCTGCCCGACCCCTCCGAGGCCGTGGTGCTCGCCGCCGCGGAGCTGGCCCGGGGCGTGGACCTGGTGATCGGCTTTGGGGGCGGCAGCAGCATGGACACCGCCAAGGTCGTCGCCGTGCTGGCCCGCCCCGGGAACACGCTGACGCTGGCCCAGCTCTACGGCGTCGAGAGCGTGCGCGCCGAGCGCCTGCCGCTGATCCAGCTGCCCACCACCGCCGGCACCGGCTCGGAGGTGACCCGCATCGCCATCCTGACCACCGGCGAGCACACCAAGGCCGGCATCGTCAACAGCGCCCTGCTGGCCGACCACGTGCTGCTCGACGCCACGCTGACGCTGGGCCTGCCGCCGGCCGTGACCGCCGCCACCGGCATCGACGCGATGGTCCACGCCATCGAGGCCTACACCAGCGCGCTGAAGAAGAACCCGCTGTCCGACCTGCTCGCCCGCGAGGCCCTGCGCCTGCTCGGCGCCCACCTGCTGCGCGCCGTCGAACAGGGCAGCGACGTGACCGCGCGCGAGCAGATGCTGATCGGCGCGATGCTGGCCGGCATGGCCTTCGAGAACGCGCCGGTGGCCGCGGTGCACGCCCTGGCCTACCCGCTGGGCGGCGTCTACCACCTGCCACACGGCCTGAGCAACGCGCTGGTGCTGCCGCACGTGCTGCGCTTCAACCGCCCCGCCGCCGAGCCGCTCTACGCCGAGTTGGCCGAGGTACTGCTGCCCGGCGCAGGAGGTGACGACGCCAGCCGCTGCGACGCCCTGCTCACCTACGCCGATGGCCTGTGCGCGCGCACCGGCCTGCCGGCACGCCTGCGCGACTGCCACATCCCCGCCGACGCGCTGCCCGAACTGGCCCGCCAGGCCATGGGCCAGCAGCGCCTGCTCCAGAACAACCCCCGCCCCGTCACCGAGGCCGACGCGCTGGCCATCTACCAGGCCGCCTGGTGA
- a CDS encoding acyl-CoA thioesterase, with product MTEPTARPTRADFGYVRPVSTRWTDNDIYGHVNNAIYYQYFDSVINRYLIEEGSLDIHRGDVVGFIVRSECDYFAPVTYPGDVDIGVAVAKLGNSSVTYAVGLFKPGEDAPCALASMVHVFVETATNRPVPIPAPLRAALVRLVRPAQGG from the coding sequence ATGACCGAACCCACCGCCCGCCCGACCCGCGCCGACTTCGGCTACGTCCGCCCCGTCAGCACCCGCTGGACCGACAACGACATCTACGGCCACGTCAACAACGCGATCTACTACCAGTACTTCGACAGCGTCATCAACCGCTACCTGATCGAGGAGGGCAGCCTGGACATCCACCGCGGCGACGTGGTGGGCTTCATCGTGCGCTCGGAGTGCGACTACTTCGCGCCGGTGACCTACCCGGGCGATGTGGACATCGGCGTCGCCGTGGCCAAGCTGGGCAACTCCTCGGTGACCTACGCGGTCGGCCTGTTCAAGCCCGGCGAGGACGCCCCCTGCGCGCTGGCGAGCATGGTGCACGTCTTCGTCGAGACCGCCACCAACCGGCCGGTGCCGATCCCCGCGCCGCTGCGCGCCGCGCTGGTGCGGCTGGTGCGGCCGGCGCAGGGCGGCTGA
- a CDS encoding T6SS phospholipase effector Tle1-like catalytic domain-containing protein encodes MSAPRQLIVCCDGTNNNLTGRLNDTNVTKLCELLDPDGQHQRLYYDPGVGNPGQLPGTTRLDSIKREVQRLTGLAFGQGIFENIAEGYAFLMQHYQEGDQIFLYGFSRGAFTARSIGGLVAQFGLLRPENQALLPSLLHTYFADRRESQRYRDVTAQVSALFCSQDRREVPVWFVGVWDTVASVGFPLLSQQTITARPSIAGKRCHHVRQALALDEHRRAFEPRPYIVEPGHDYAAHGQSIGQAWFSGSHCDVGGGYLHAEAGLANDALRWMLQESVACGLRIDPALLNARGELDDLALGERLAQRSIPASTSAGSTAAAPCRQLHSETYDTPWWALAGLKLRDPTANPDWNRLAEPVQPVEHPSVGQQPLHFAANTVWSRHRAPGPLLWALLGLLVFDLLAGLMLAPRTAALDFSSMAAFTASLREQLTAAWNANLALAQWQLGWIPWSHLSQWPWPAPLEAAATAPVPMRHLGRALLADGLLITSYAYLLARATSWAFARAARLRRAGPAPKRARLLNGLGSAAGIAVAADLAENLVTWLVHLSAGSDDLPGAEYLFGLLMSGASALKWAGLAGCTVLVGWGMVMRVRSEDTRGPL; translated from the coding sequence ATGAGCGCGCCCCGGCAACTGATCGTCTGCTGCGACGGCACCAACAACAACCTCACCGGGCGGCTCAACGACACCAACGTCACCAAGCTCTGCGAGCTGCTCGACCCCGACGGCCAGCACCAGCGGCTGTACTACGACCCCGGCGTCGGGAACCCCGGCCAGCTGCCGGGCACCACCCGGCTGGACAGCATCAAGCGCGAAGTCCAGCGCCTCACCGGGCTGGCCTTCGGCCAGGGCATCTTCGAGAACATCGCCGAGGGCTACGCCTTCCTGATGCAGCACTACCAGGAAGGCGACCAGATCTTCCTCTACGGTTTCTCGCGCGGCGCCTTCACGGCGCGCAGCATCGGCGGGCTCGTCGCCCAGTTCGGCCTGCTGCGGCCCGAGAACCAGGCGCTGCTGCCCTCCCTGCTGCACACCTACTTCGCCGACCGGCGCGAGAGCCAGCGCTACCGGGACGTCACCGCCCAGGTCAGCGCCCTCTTCTGCAGCCAGGACCGCCGCGAGGTGCCGGTGTGGTTCGTCGGCGTGTGGGACACCGTGGCCTCGGTGGGCTTCCCGCTGCTGAGCCAGCAGACCATCACCGCACGGCCCAGCATCGCCGGCAAGCGCTGCCACCATGTGCGCCAGGCCCTGGCGCTGGACGAGCACCGCCGCGCCTTCGAGCCGCGGCCCTACATCGTCGAGCCCGGCCACGACTACGCCGCGCACGGCCAGAGCATCGGCCAGGCCTGGTTCAGCGGCTCGCACTGCGACGTGGGCGGCGGCTACCTCCATGCCGAGGCCGGCCTGGCCAACGACGCGCTGCGCTGGATGCTGCAGGAGTCCGTTGCCTGCGGCCTGCGCATCGACCCCGCCCTGTTGAACGCCCGCGGCGAACTCGATGACCTCGCCCTGGGCGAACGCCTCGCGCAGCGCTCCATCCCTGCCAGCACGAGCGCTGGAAGCACGGCCGCTGCCCCCTGCCGGCAGCTGCACAGCGAAACCTACGACACCCCCTGGTGGGCCCTGGCCGGCCTGAAGCTGCGCGACCCCACGGCCAACCCGGACTGGAACCGCCTCGCCGAACCCGTGCAGCCGGTGGAGCACCCCAGCGTCGGCCAGCAGCCGCTGCACTTCGCCGCCAACACCGTCTGGTCGCGCCATCGCGCCCCTGGCCCGCTGCTCTGGGCCCTGCTGGGGTTGCTGGTGTTCGACCTGCTGGCCGGCCTGATGCTCGCCCCCAGGACCGCTGCGCTGGACTTCTCCAGCATGGCGGCCTTCACAGCCAGCCTGCGCGAGCAGCTCACCGCCGCCTGGAATGCCAACCTGGCCCTGGCGCAGTGGCAGCTCGGCTGGATCCCCTGGAGCCACCTCTCCCAATGGCCCTGGCCCGCCCCGCTGGAAGCCGCCGCCACCGCCCCCGTCCCGATGCGCCACCTCGGCCGCGCCCTGCTGGCCGACGGCCTGCTGATCACCAGCTACGCCTACCTGCTCGCCCGCGCCACCAGCTGGGCCTTCGCCCGCGCCGCCCGCCTGCGCCGCGCCGGCCCCGCACCGAAACGAGCGCGCCTGCTGAACGGGCTGGGCAGTGCCGCCGGCATCGCGGTGGCGGCCGACCTGGCCGAGAACCTCGTCACCTGGCTCGTCCACCTCAGCGCCGGCAGCGACGACCTGCCCGGCGCGGAGTACCTGTTCGGCCTGCTGATGAGCGGGGCGAGTGCGTTGAAGTGGGCGGGGTTGGCTGGGTGCACGGTGCTGGTGGGTTGGGGGATGGTGATGCGGGTGCGTTCTGAAGACACGAGAGGCCCACTCTGA
- a CDS encoding type II toxin-antitoxin system VapB family antitoxin: MRTTVTIDDDLYDRALELADPGTEKADLIREAMRTFVRVQAGKRLAALGGAAPEMAEVPRRQPEPSPQS; the protein is encoded by the coding sequence ATGCGCACCACGGTCACCATTGACGACGATCTCTACGACAGGGCCCTGGAGCTGGCCGACCCGGGCACGGAAAAGGCGGACCTCATCCGGGAAGCGATGAGGACCTTCGTGCGAGTACAGGCCGGCAAGCGCTTGGCGGCGTTGGGCGGAGCCGCGCCGGAGATGGCCGAGGTGCCTCGCCGCCAGCCTGAGCCATCCCCTCAGTCATGA
- a CDS encoding type II toxin-antitoxin system VapC family toxin, whose protein sequence is MTGVLVDTSVWVAHFRQALPALQALLATDQVLCHPLVVLELACGTPPAPRDRSLAHLRSLERAAVATIDETLAMVERERLYDAGCGAVDVALLASARLTAGARLWTLDKKLHALALRLQVAYADTLH, encoded by the coding sequence ATGACCGGGGTGTTGGTCGACACCTCCGTCTGGGTGGCCCACTTCCGGCAGGCGTTGCCTGCCCTGCAGGCCTTGCTGGCCACGGATCAAGTGCTCTGCCATCCGTTGGTCGTGCTGGAACTGGCTTGCGGAACGCCTCCCGCACCGCGGGATCGCTCGCTCGCCCACCTGCGTTCGTTGGAGCGAGCAGCGGTGGCCACCATCGACGAAACCCTGGCCATGGTGGAGCGGGAGCGGCTCTACGACGCTGGCTGTGGCGCAGTGGACGTCGCCTTGCTTGCGTCGGCGCGCTTGACGGCGGGGGCACGGCTCTGGACCCTCGACAAGAAGCTGCACGCCCTGGCACTGCGGCTGCAAGTCGCCTACGCAGACACGCTGCACTGA